The following DNA comes from Methanothermus fervidus DSM 2088.
AAATGAGGATTATTGTTATGCTGGTGCACTTCTTGGATGTATAGAAATGATAAAATCTGGAACAACAGCATTTAATGATATGTATTTTTATATGGATTCTGTTGCAAAGGCAATTGAAAAATGTGGTTTGAGGGCTGTTATAAGTCATGGGATGATTGATTTAAATAACGAAGATAAAATGAAAAAAGAAATCAAAGAATCTAAAAGGATTGTAAAGAAATGTCATGGGATGGCAGATGGTAGAATATCGGTGGCTTTAGGTCCTCATTCTCCTTACACTTGTTCAGAAAAATTACTTAAAAAAACTTCAAAATATGCTAATAAAAATAATTTAAAAATACACATACACGTTTCAGAGACAAGAGAGGAGATTAAAACAATTAAAGAAAGGTATGGGATGAGACCGTTTGAATATTTAGATGACATAGGCTTTCTAGGTGAAAATGTAATAGCTGCACATGCCGTATGGCTTTCAGAAGAAGAAATCAAAATAATTAAAAATAATAATGTGAAAATATCCCATAACCCTGTGAGCAACATGAAACTTGCCTCTGGAATTTCACCTGTTAGTAAAATGTTAGATGAAAATATTACTGTATCTTTGGGCACTGATGGTGCAGCATCTAATAACAATCTTGACATGTTAGAAGAAATGAAGATAGCAGCTTTATTACAGAAAGTTCATTATTTAGATCCAACAAAATTGTCAGCAAAAGATGTTTTTGCAATGGCTACTATAAATGGTGCTAAAACACTTGGAATAAATGCAGGACTGATCGAGGTAGGTAAAAAAGCAGACTTAGTGTTAATAAATGTAAAGAGATGTAATTTAACCCCATTTAGGAATCCAATTTCACATTTGGTATATTCAGCTAATGGTTACAATGTCACAACAGTTATTGTAGATGGAAAAATATTAATGGAAGATAATGTTGTTCAAGTAATTAACGAAAAAGAAGTGATGGAAATCGCAGAAAATGCAAGTGATGAATTATTATCAAAGTCATAGAGGCGTGAATTAACAAGTAATAGAGGTGAGGTTATGAAAGTATTGGTATCTCCATTAGATTCATTAGAATCATTTATGTTTTGTGTAACACGTTTTTCACCAAATCGTACATACTTAATTTTTGATAAGGAAGAATATGAAGAAAAAGTTGAAAATTTAGAGAAAGTTAAAGAAACAATGAGTTTTATAAATATAAAGGAGACTGTAGTAGAAAGTAGTGACATTGTTGCAGCTGCTAAAAAAATCATTGAAATAATTGAAAATGAAAAAAATAATGAAATAACTGTAAACATTACCTGTAGTAATAATTTACAAAGTTTTGGAATGTTATATGGTTGCTATGCAAAATACAGGTATGTAGACAGGATTGTATATTTAAAGGATACAAAGGAAATTTTAGATATTCCAATACTTAGTTTTGGTATATCAAAAACAAAAAAAGAGATATTAATGGAAATTACAAAAGGTACGACTAGTGTGAAAGAATTATCAAATAAATTAGATATAAGTAGAGGGATGGTTTACAATCATATTAGAGATCTTAGGGAGAAGGGAATGATAAAAAAAGATGAATTAAAAGTAACAACTGCTGGGAAGCTAGCAATACTTGGTGATATTTGATAAAAATAGCTTGTTTTTTTTTTTCGTAAAATTTATTTATTATTTTTTGTTAAATATTATATTATCATGTTTGTGAGATGGTTTAATTGAAACTTGTAAAATGGAAAGATAATCCTATTTTATCTCCTACAGACGATAAATGGCAAAATTTCCAAA
Coding sequences within:
- a CDS encoding transcriptional regulator, ArsR family (InterPro IPR010163: IPR011991: IPR001845~KEGG: mth:MTH517 hypothetical protein~PFAM: regulatory protein ArsR~SPTR: O26617 Conserved protein~TIGRFAM: CRISPR locus-related DNA-binding protein~PFAM: Bacterial regulatory protein, arsR family~TIGRFAM: CRISPR locus-related DNA-binding protein), giving the protein MKVLVSPLDSLESFMFCVTRFSPNRTYLIFDKEEYEEKVENLEKVKETMSFINIKETVVESSDIVAAAKKIIEIIENEKNNEITVNITCSNNLQSFGMLYGCYAKYRYVDRIVYLKDTKEILDIPILSFGISKTKKEILMEITKGTTSVKELSNKLDISRGMVYNHIRDLREKGMIKKDELKVTTAGKLAILGDI
- a CDS encoding amidohydrolase (COGs: COG0402 Cytosine deaminase and related metal-dependent hydrolase~InterPro IPR011059: IPR006680~KEGG: mth:MTH1505 N-ethylammeline chlorohydrolase~PFAM: amidohydrolase~SPTR: O27549 5-methylthioadenosine/S-adenosylhomocysteine deaminase~PFAM: Amidohydrolase family) encodes the protein MSILIKNAKIVDVKGTRKGSILIEDDKIVKIGDIREDEGDKIIDASDKLVIPGLINTHTHLSMTLFRGIADDLQLHKWLENYIWPLEKHLNEDYCYAGALLGCIEMIKSGTTAFNDMYFYMDSVAKAIEKCGLRAVISHGMIDLNNEDKMKKEIKESKRIVKKCHGMADGRISVALGPHSPYTCSEKLLKKTSKYANKNNLKIHIHVSETREEIKTIKERYGMRPFEYLDDIGFLGENVIAAHAVWLSEEEIKIIKNNNVKISHNPVSNMKLASGISPVSKMLDENITVSLGTDGAASNNNLDMLEEMKIAALLQKVHYLDPTKLSAKDVFAMATINGAKTLGINAGLIEVGKKADLVLINVKRCNLTPFRNPISHLVYSANGYNVTTVIVDGKILMEDNVVQVINEKEVMEIAENASDELLSKS